In the genome of Raphanus sativus cultivar WK10039 chromosome 4, ASM80110v3, whole genome shotgun sequence, one region contains:
- the LOC108855876 gene encoding probable inactive receptor kinase At5g67200 → MLRCNFPISQFLFYCFFFAAIASSSSSSLNSTKPASHHRDAYSLLLFKSKADLWDKLGFFSNKSSSFCQWWGVTCYGNKVVRLVIEDLYLGGQLAPDSVNKLDQLRVLSLKNTSLTGPLPDLSGLVNLKSLFLDHNSFSGSFPLSVLELHRLRTLDFSFNNLTGPIPHGLVLSDRLIYLRLDSNRFNGAVPALNQSSLHSFNVSVNNLTGAVPVTAVLLRFGISSFLKNPNLCGEIVHKECNPRSKFFNLSPPEKAPPPPPPFPHGQMADFRGAGLSRPSHSKHSRFAVILGFLLAALVLFISVGCLIAAVKRRRDNKDKEKGKESTAVVASDAAETAEVAAAIQMEQESELEEKVKKLQAAKSGSLVFCAGEAHVYTMDQLMTASAELLGRGTVGTTYKALLDSRLIVTVKRLDAIRLAGVGREKFERHMESVGALGHPNLVPLRAYFQAKEERLLIYDYLPNGSLSSLVHGTKSSRAKPLHWTSCLKIAEDVAQGLSYIHQAWQLVHGNLKSSNVLLGPDFEACISDYCLVALATNPPLTSNDAQEEADAIAYKAPEARHKSLSYQSVKADVYSFGILLLELLTGKQPSKLPVLPLDEMMEFVRKVREEGEKNGNWREDRDKFGMLTEVAVACSLASPEQRPTMWQVLKMLQEIKEAAVMEECELVMDSTNSGSS, encoded by the exons ATGCTTCGTTGTAACTTCCCCATTTCTCAGTTCCTTTTCTACTGTTTCTTCTTCGCCgccattgcttcttcttcttcttcttctttaaacaGCACAAAACCCGCATCTCATCACCGTGATGCTTACTCTCTTTTGCTGTTCAAATCCAAAGCTGATCTATGGGACAAGCTTGGTTTCTTCAGCAACAAAAGCTCCAGCTTCTGTCAATGGTGGGGTGTTACGTGCTACGGCAACAAAGTGGTTCGTTTGGTTATAGAAGATCTCTATCTTGGAGGCCAACTCGCTCCTGACTCAGTCAATAAACTCGACCAGCTCCGAGTTCTCAGTCTCAAGAACACCTCCTTAACCGGACCTTTACCCGATTTATCCGGGTTGGTTAATCTCAAGTCGCTATTTCTCGATCACAACTCCTTCTCCGGTTCGTTTCCTCTCTCGGTTCTCGAGCTTCACCGGTTAAGAACCCTTGATTTCTCATTCAACAACCTCACCGGTCCAATCCCTCACGGTTTAGTCTTATCCGACCGGTTGATTTACCTCCGACTCGATTCAAACCGGTTTAACGGAGCTGTCCCTGCTCTAAACCAATCCTCGCTTCATTCTTTCAATGTTTCGGTTAACAACTTAACCGGTGCTGTACCGGTAACCGCCGTTCTGTTACGGTTCGGCATTTCCTCTTTTCTCAAAAACCCTAACCTCTGCGGCGAGATCGTTCACAAAGAATGCAACCCGAGGTCCAAATTTTTCAATCTATCTCCGCCGGAAAAGGCGCCGCCGCCACCACCGCCTTTCCCGCACGGCCAAATGGCCGATTTCAGAGGAGCGGGATTGTCCCGGCCGAGTCATAGCAAGCATTCGCGATTCGCGGTGATTCTAGGGTTTCTATTAGCCGCTCTTGTTCTGTTTATCTCCGTGGGTTGTCTAATCGCCGCCGTAAAGAGGCGGAGAGACAATAAGGATAAAGAGAAAGGGAAAGAATCGACGGCGGTTGTTGCGTCCGACGCGGCGGAGACGGCGGAAGTAGCGGCGGCGATACAGATGGAGCAAGAGAGTGAGCTGGAGGAGAAGGTGAAGAAGCTACAGGCGGCCAAGAGTGGGAGCTTAGTATTCTGTGCGGGAGAGGCCCACGTGTACACGATGGACCAGCTAATGACAGCTTCCGCTGAGTTATTGGGTAGAGGAACGGTGGGGACCACGTATAAGGCGTTGCTTGACAGCCGTTTGATCGTGACGGTTAAGAGGCTAGATGCCATTAGATTGGCGGGCGTAGGGAGGGAAAAGTTTGAGAGACACATGGAATCAGTTGGAGCATTAGGGCATCCGAACCTGGTCCCACTCAGGGCTTATTTCCAGGCCAAGGAAGAAAGGCTGCtgatttatgattatttgccaAATGGCAGTCTCTCTTCTCTCGTCCACG GTACAAAATCGTCAAGGGCAAAGCCATTACACTGGACATCTTGTTTGAAGATAGCAGAAGACGTAGCTCAGGGTCTCTCTTACATCCACCAAGCATGGCAGCTTGTTCACGGAAACCTCAAATCCTCAAATGTCCTTCTCGGACCAGACTTCGAAGCTTGTATCTCCGACTACTGTCTCGTCGCCCTTGCAACGAACCCTCCTCTAACATCAAATGACGCCCAAGAAGAGGCGGATGCAATTGCTTATAAAGCCCCTGAAGCTCGACACAAGAGTTTGAGTTATCAATCCGTTAAAGCCGATGTTTACTCCTTTGGGATCCTACTTTTAGAGCTTTTGACGGGGAAACAACCTTCGAAGCTTCCGGTTTTACCATTAGATGAGATGATGGAATTTGTGAGGAAAGTGAGAGAGGAAGGTGAGAAAAATGGGAACTGGAGAGAGGACAGGGATAAATTCGGAATGTTGACGGAAGTTGCGGTTGCTTGTAGCTTAGCATCGCCGGAACAAAGGCCAACGATGTGGCAGGTGTTGAAGATGTTGCAGGAGATTAAAGAAGCAGCTGTAATGGAAGAGTGTGAACTTGTCATGGACTCTACTAATTCTGGCAGCTCATAA